AGAGCGAAAACTGACACGACGTATTTCGGTgctttaggaagaagaagaagaagaaagaagaagaagaggaagaagtagaagaagaaagaagaagagtctcccagagaaggagtgagagagggaggaagtcagaaagaaagaaggaaggggagatgctccttctccccttcttcttcttcttcttcttcttcttcttcttcttctggcgtTTAAGGATGGAGGAGATGatgctccttccttcctcctcctcctcctcctcctcctcctacatttcttcttttttctcttcttcttcttctggctctTAAGGATGGAGTAGgtgattcttcttctcctcctcctcctcttcctcctccccctccacttcttcttcttcctcctcctgctcctcgtcgtcctcctcctcctccatttcttcttcttcttcttcctcttcttctggcgTTTAAGGATGGAGGaggtgattcttcttcttcctcctcctcctccccctcctcctcctcctcctcctcctcctcctcctcctcctcctccctcctcctcccctccatttctacttcttcttcttcttgcgtttAATGGAACATGTCACTCACAGAGCAACCATCCTGACTGCCAGGAGGAGGGAAAAAACTCCTTTTTGGTGGAAACTGTGTTATACAAGATATGGGGCGAGTGGTAATTGAACTTTTTTTGTAACTCCTGGGTTGTGAAAGAGCTCATATAGattgtgtaaatacatatttatatatcttgtatatcttattatatatatatatacatatatatatatatatatatatatatatatatatatatatatatatatatatatatatatatatatatatatatatatatatatatatatacacatataatgttgtctgtgtttgtttgtttgtttgttagtatgtacttgtctgtgtttgtttgtttgtttgttagtatgTGCCCACACcactatctttaaaaaaaaaaagtgtttttagagaTTACTTAAAAGTGATAACCTTTCTCGTCTTTACCTTTTGTTGCTTTTCGTAAGTCGTACGATTTTTTATCATCATTGAAATGAATCGTTATTTTGCGTCTTACAACCagctctcagcctctctctctctctctctctctctctctctctcaaaagtagcATTATCACAATCACACTAAcagagaaattgatttctgtttataGTTCAAAATGAGGAACGTCACTAGaaagatattttaatcagaattGATTTCTTTCCATAAATagttgaatttttagtttttgtgcaaaagaaaactattgagatggctatttagctgtctgtccgccctcagatctcaaaatctgtcgaggctagagggctgcaaattggtgtgttgatcatccaccctcctatcatcaaacttgccaaattgcagccatctagcctcagtagtttttaatttatttaaggttaaaattagccatggtcatgcgtctggcaccgctgtaggtgccaacaacacaggccaccacggggcgtggctgaaagtttcatgggccgcggatgagagtttcacgggccgtggctgaggccaccacctcaccatggctgagtttcacgggccgcggctgagagtttcatggaccgtgactgagaatttcatacagtattatacgctgtacagaaaacgcgattgcgccgaaggggGCAGAAGCATTTGAAAACagatgatgtttctttaatttacGTCGATGCTGATTGTTGGACGAAAGGGTTACAAATAATTTTCGCgcgtattaaatatatatgaaaacaagtaaaaaatgcgcccaagtttcttcggcgcaatcaagttttctgtacatcgcataatcaaggcaaccgaagatagatctatctttcggtggtctcggtataatgctgtatgagccgcgaaccgtgaaactttaaaaacggcccggaggtggcctgttctatatcatttgccagacgcacgattatggctaactttaaccttaaacaaaataaaaactactgaggctagaaaggctgcaatttggtatgtttgatgattgtacgGAGGATGATAAAACatacaatttgcaaccctctaacctcaataaTTCAGATCtgagggaaagaaaaagatgcggaagaataaagtgcggacggacaggcaaagccagcaaaacagttctcttttcagaaaactaaaaagtcatatCAAAGAGGTTATTTGTTTTGGCTTTCACGAGtgaattttgtgattttaattattatttcgaTGCAAATCTGTTTGGGTACCTaatttgattacatttttttattgttacaattGCTGAATGGCGTTTGAAGTGCCGGGTTTAAGGcgaaaaaatcatttgaatgatttcaaaGTTAATCTCGATTTCAATTAAAACCGATTTCGGTTATTTGGATAGCTTAAACGAATCAGGCAGATTGTAATCGTAAAAATTTAACATGATTTACATATGTATGACATTAtaaagtgtcatatatatatatttttatgggtatacatatgtatgtacataatatatgtatatatatatatatttttatatatatataacatatatatatatatatatatatatatataatatatatatatttatatataatatatatatatatatatatatataatataaaccgtATATATACaaggtgcggcataagtaacgccctttgtttaagtgggacaaaaattaaaaccttttgattattctttattttttcgaacatgaatgtattgccacaggttaatagattaatataatatattaacaaaattaatttaatttttttaataatgttcactAAATTAATTCGGCTTTGCACAattgttaaattcagctgataacaatcttgcggtttcaaccatttttattgttttgatagtacaatatATTGCATTactttactctctgttcctttgttaatctcatagttgtataaaatatctgaaaaaatggtctagcaaattaattaaaagaaaataataaaagaaaatatacattataagatataaaaattaaaaatgggggttacttatgccgcattattaaaccgaataagcattatgttgattttgtttatatattatataatctataaCCTATTCATGTtcataaaggataatcaaaagaggctttaattttgttccatataaaccaatatatatatatatatatatatatatatatatatatatatatatatatatatatatatacacacacacatatacataatttaagtgtgcatatgtatatttgtactgtacatgtaaatatggatgcacaatatgtacagtatgtaaatatagatataagtatttatatgaatacaGATAGCAGATTGCATGAAAGTcatgaagtattttattttgttaagagaCGCGATGCGTTTGCAGACCGACAGACAATGTATCAAATATTCCTTCATCTTGAGAGTTCGTGAGAAACGCGGAAGCCACACAACTATGAAAAGGGTAAAAGAAGTGATACATAGACTAGACAATACCCACGATAGAACGGGTTAAAAGCAGGAATACGCAGAAAATAGAGTTTAGGCAAAGAAGAGCGCCCAGAGAGGCCGGTGTAGCCGAAACGAGGCCATTTTGGGCGAGGGAATGAGCAGCTTCAAGAGAGATTCCATcaagtttatgtatgtgtgtaagggAGAAGAGATGCAGGGATGGGTcttcgtgaagaagaagaagaagaagaagaagaa
This genomic stretch from Macrobrachium rosenbergii isolate ZJJX-2024 chromosome 23, ASM4041242v1, whole genome shotgun sequence harbors:
- the LOC136851052 gene encoding twist-related protein 1-like, with the protein product MEGRRREEEEEEEEEEEEEEGEEEEEEEESPPPSLNARRRGRRRRRNGGGGGRRGAGGGRRRSGGGGGRGGGGEEESPTPSLRARRRRREKRRNVGGGGGGGGGRKEHHLLHP